One Amaranthus tricolor cultivar Red isolate AtriRed21 chromosome 10, ASM2621246v1, whole genome shotgun sequence genomic window carries:
- the LOC130824873 gene encoding sec-independent protein translocase protein TATB, chloroplastic-like, with protein MMVIDRVLILYLIVGDCRVFCDSADWVHLYSTTPKRTLKRLFDKENSMSLEWSETYGYLNLSKTSKNWYFFLNWVFFSIVHYASRRTKYRGKVVYASLFGVGAPEALVIGVVALLVFGPKGLAEVARNLGKTLRAFQPTIKELQEVSREFKSTLEREISLDDDPIQARNTFERKMENYTSNLSVSTPDESQTVPITDPNVATSNNAYSTEDYLKITEEQLKAQQEAMSPPSVTQLQHETPPEALQQDDLSSPPESQIEPQIQAQAMKQDVSSPPENSTVPESQPQDAQKTTTAATVVQRPKSES; from the exons ATGATGGTTATAGATAGAGTGttgattttatatttgattgtaGGGGATTGTAGAGTTTTTTGTGATTCCGCTGATTGGGTACA TTTATACTCTACTACTCCCAAAAGGACTTTGAAGAGACTTTTTGATAAAGAGAATTCAATG TCCTTGGAATGGTCTGAAACATATGGGTATCTCAATCTCAGCAAAACCTCAAAAAATTGGTACTTTTTCCTTAACTGGGTATTTTTCTCTATTGTTCATTATgcaa GCAGAAGAACAAAGTATAGAGGGAAggttgtttatgcttcattgttTGGAGTTGGAGCACCTGAAGCTTTAGTAATTGGAGTTGTAGCTTTATTGGTTTTTGGTCCTAAAGGGCTTGCTGAG GTTGCTAGAAATTTGGGTAAAACATTGCGTGCTTTTCAGCCTACCATTAAGGAGCTTCAG GAAGTTTCTAGAGAATTCAAAAGCACCCTGGAGCGGGAGATTAGTCTTGATGATGATCCGATTCAAGCGAGAAATACATTTGAACgaaaaatggaaaattataCCTCAAATTTATCGGTTTCCACCCCAGACGAGTCTCAAACTGTGCCTATAACTGATCCAA ATGTTGCAACGTCTAACAATGCTTATTCCACCGAGGATTACTTAAAGATCACGGAGGAGCAGCTGAAAGCACAGCAGGAAGCCATGTCCCCTCCATCCGTGACCCAGCTTCAACACGAGACTCCACCTGAAG CTTTGCAGCAGGATGACTTGTCCTCTCCACCTGAATCGCAGATTGAACCTCAGATTCAGGCACAAG CTATGAAGCAAGATGTTTCATCTCCCCCAGAAAACTCAACCGTTCCTGAAAGTCAGCCTCAAG ATGCTCAAAAAACGACGACTGCAGCAACTGTGGTACAAAGACCCAAGAGCGAGTCATGA
- the LOC130824872 gene encoding sec-independent protein translocase protein TATB, chloroplastic-like has translation MASTICTVSFSGSLSVGSTKTTIFSHPSCSCLSSSTNSCLKALKFPLSSQFSKLGVFHVSPWNGLKHMGISISAKPQKTGRRTKYRGKVVYASLFGVGAPEALVIGVVALLVFGPKGLAEGIVEFFVIPLIGYSKLCNADS, from the exons ATGGCTTCTACAATCTGTACTGTCTCATTTTCTGGGTCTTTATCTGTTGGAAGTACTAAAACAACAATCTTTTCTCACCcatcttgttcttgtttatctTCTTCTACAAATTCATGCCTCAAAGCGCTCAAATTCCCTCTTTCCTCACAATTTTCTAAACTGGGTGTGTTCCATGTTAGTCCTTGGAATGGTCTGAAACATATGGGTATCTCAATCTCAGCAAAACCTCAAAAAACTG GCAGAAGAACAAAGTATAGAGGGAAggttgtttatgcttcattgttTGGTGTTGGAGCACCTGAAGCTTTAGTAATTGGAGTTGTAGCTTTATTGGTTTTTGGTCCTAAAGGGCTTGCTGAG GGGATTGTAGAGTTTTTTGTGATTCCGCTGATTGGGTACAGTAAGCTATGTAATGCGGATTCTTAA